The following coding sequences lie in one Hyalangium ruber genomic window:
- a CDS encoding sulfatase family protein, with protein MPVSLGRALLLGCRAGLLVFLALYTLCAVLNMKLGYQGNASRLLEEWVWSEFRGVVLGQVGRLILAYTVMGLALGAWLGAGLWAVGVSRRALFWGSALACLAVEVPLVLADLAHHPHLYAATLYERAGWTQSLLLAMSGASPLLWRAVALTPVVLVPLALLVRGLRGPARWGHVPGSLAVLLGLGWLGWEAWAQAPASSRPGRPNLLILAADGLRPDHLSGNGYDRPTSPNIDRLMREGTRFRETLVQMPRTAPSWATILTSQWVGQHPLRHTLVGHEVRQTPFVTLASALGAAGWQTAVVSDYAGDLFSRFRFGFQHVEAPAFNFPDLIRQRMLVTHVALLPWTALAPGLFPERGQLPELTDPAPLRHAARRVLGDFREDAPFALLVFASTTHFPYAAPHPHEGRFVAEGYRGPWRFGATPQMEVPPGTTPPTPEDIAALVGNYDAGVLAFDTLVGELLAELERKGLADSTLVVLLSDHGEHLADEGRGLGHGEHLWGNAALRIPFALRLPGRVAEGRTVELRARSLDVAPTLLELLEVPAPETFQGRSLAPLVAPGAQVPELPEAPALIETDFWFSDRDGQQYQQVRIPYPWVYETATVEPSGDIALKPEWEKTVDAAKHRGLYLGRWKLLELPTPQGVKVELYDVIADPAETREVAAEHPDVVARLREQLARERPTGLGAR; from the coding sequence GTGCCTGTCTCGTTGGGACGTGCCCTCCTGCTCGGTTGCCGGGCGGGCCTGCTGGTGTTCCTGGCGCTCTACACACTGTGCGCTGTCCTCAACATGAAGCTCGGCTACCAGGGCAACGCGAGCCGCCTGCTGGAGGAGTGGGTGTGGAGCGAGTTCCGGGGCGTGGTGCTGGGACAGGTGGGACGACTCATCCTGGCGTACACGGTGATGGGGCTCGCACTGGGAGCGTGGCTGGGCGCCGGGCTGTGGGCGGTGGGCGTCAGCCGCCGGGCCCTCTTCTGGGGGAGCGCGCTCGCGTGCCTCGCGGTGGAGGTGCCCCTGGTGCTGGCGGACCTGGCACACCATCCGCACCTGTACGCGGCCACGTTGTACGAGCGCGCGGGGTGGACTCAATCGCTGCTGCTCGCGATGAGTGGCGCTTCTCCCCTGCTCTGGCGCGCGGTGGCGCTCACGCCCGTGGTGCTGGTGCCACTGGCGCTCCTGGTACGAGGGCTCCGGGGCCCGGCTCGCTGGGGGCATGTGCCTGGCTCGCTGGCCGTGTTGCTGGGACTCGGGTGGCTGGGCTGGGAGGCCTGGGCGCAGGCGCCCGCGTCGTCACGTCCCGGGCGGCCCAACCTCCTCATCCTCGCCGCGGATGGGCTCCGACCAGACCACCTCTCGGGCAACGGGTATGACCGGCCGACGTCTCCGAACATCGATCGGCTGATGCGCGAGGGCACCCGCTTCCGCGAGACGCTGGTGCAGATGCCGCGCACCGCGCCCTCGTGGGCGACGATCCTCACCTCGCAGTGGGTGGGGCAGCATCCGTTACGGCACACGCTGGTGGGGCACGAGGTGCGCCAGACGCCCTTCGTCACGCTCGCGAGCGCCTTGGGTGCGGCAGGCTGGCAGACGGCGGTGGTGTCCGACTACGCGGGGGACCTGTTCTCCCGCTTCCGCTTCGGCTTCCAACACGTGGAGGCCCCCGCCTTCAACTTTCCGGACCTCATCCGTCAACGGATGCTCGTCACCCATGTGGCCCTGCTGCCGTGGACAGCGCTCGCCCCGGGGCTGTTTCCCGAGCGCGGCCAGTTGCCCGAGTTGACCGATCCCGCGCCCCTGCGCCACGCGGCCCGGCGTGTCCTTGGGGACTTTCGAGAGGACGCGCCCTTCGCGCTGCTCGTCTTCGCCTCCACGACGCACTTTCCCTATGCCGCGCCCCACCCTCATGAGGGCCGCTTCGTCGCCGAGGGCTATCGCGGCCCGTGGCGGTTCGGCGCCACGCCGCAGATGGAGGTGCCTCCGGGCACCACGCCTCCCACGCCCGAGGACATCGCCGCGCTCGTCGGCAACTATGACGCGGGGGTGCTCGCCTTCGACACGCTGGTGGGCGAGCTGCTGGCGGAGCTGGAACGCAAAGGCCTGGCGGACTCCACGCTGGTGGTGCTGCTGTCCGACCATGGGGAGCACCTCGCCGACGAGGGCCGAGGGCTGGGACATGGCGAGCACCTGTGGGGGAACGCCGCGCTCCGGATTCCTTTCGCGCTACGTCTGCCGGGCCGAGTGGCCGAGGGGCGCACGGTGGAACTGCGCGCCCGCTCTCTCGATGTGGCCCCCACGTTGCTCGAGCTGCTGGAAGTACCCGCGCCCGAGACGTTCCAGGGCCGCTCGCTCGCGCCGCTCGTCGCGCCGGGTGCGCAGGTCCCCGAGCTGCCGGAGGCTCCCGCCCTCATCGAGACGGACTTCTGGTTCTCCGACCGAGACGGCCAGCAGTACCAGCAGGTACGCATCCCCTATCCGTGGGTCTACGAGACGGCGACGGTGGAGCCCTCGGGAGACATCGCCCTGAAGCCGGAGTGGGAGAAGACGGTGGACGCCGCCAAGCACCGAGGGCTGTACCTCGGGCGCTGGAAGCTGCTGGAGCTGCCGACTCCCCAGGGGGTGAAGGTGGAGCTGTACGACGTCATCGCCGACCCGGCGGAGACGCGCGAGGTGGCCGCCGAGCACCCGGACGTGGTGGCCCGCCTGAGGGAACAGCTCGCCCGGGAGCGTCCGACGGGGCTCGGAGCCCGGTAG
- a CDS encoding serpin family protein, which yields MTRWLSSTLAAALLLAGCSQGLPEAPGELIASDKKRVEEPTASTEDLASLASGNTDFGVALYQQVKKPGENVFFSPFSISQAFAMVYAGARGNTEQQMRQALHFTLPQERLHPAMNALDLALSGRAEQVGDQKQPPPELRVVNATWAQKGYTLEPAFLDVLAQHYGAGIRGVDFQREPESIRSQINDWVEAHTNDRIQELLPEGSVKSDTRLALVNALYFKGAWSSTFPTQLTQSGAFHLLGGEQQQVQMMHRSDSTPRKRGDGFNALALPYVGKAFRMLLIVPDAGRFEEIEGRLSASFLDSVRAEMQSEYLALGIPKFKLEGEVPLTGALQTLGMVDAFGSEADLSGITTQERLAITSARHKAFISVDETGTEAAAATGITIGPVSQPESIIVNRPFLFLIEDVETKTVLFLGRVVKP from the coding sequence ATGACACGTTGGCTTTCTTCCACGCTCGCCGCCGCGCTGCTGCTGGCGGGCTGCTCCCAAGGCCTCCCCGAAGCCCCCGGCGAGCTCATCGCCTCGGACAAGAAGCGGGTGGAAGAGCCCACCGCCTCCACCGAGGACCTGGCATCGCTCGCCTCCGGGAACACCGATTTCGGAGTGGCCCTGTACCAGCAGGTGAAGAAGCCCGGGGAGAACGTCTTCTTCTCTCCGTTCAGCATCTCCCAGGCGTTCGCCATGGTGTACGCGGGAGCCCGGGGCAACACGGAGCAGCAGATGCGGCAGGCACTCCACTTCACCCTCCCCCAGGAGCGGCTCCACCCCGCGATGAACGCGCTGGATCTGGCACTCTCGGGCCGCGCCGAACAGGTAGGCGATCAGAAGCAGCCGCCTCCGGAACTCCGCGTGGTGAACGCCACCTGGGCCCAGAAGGGCTACACCCTCGAGCCCGCCTTCCTCGACGTGCTCGCCCAGCACTACGGCGCCGGCATCCGCGGGGTGGACTTCCAGCGGGAGCCCGAGTCCATCCGCTCCCAGATCAACGACTGGGTCGAGGCGCACACGAATGACCGGATCCAGGAGCTGCTCCCCGAGGGCTCGGTGAAGTCGGACACGCGGCTGGCGCTGGTCAACGCGCTCTACTTCAAAGGCGCCTGGTCCTCCACCTTCCCCACCCAGCTCACCCAGAGCGGAGCCTTCCACCTGCTGGGAGGAGAGCAGCAGCAGGTCCAGATGATGCATCGCTCGGACTCGACTCCGCGCAAGCGCGGTGACGGCTTCAACGCCCTGGCGCTCCCCTATGTGGGGAAGGCCTTCCGCATGCTGCTCATCGTTCCGGATGCGGGCCGGTTCGAGGAGATCGAGGGGCGGCTGTCCGCGTCCTTCCTGGACAGCGTTCGCGCGGAGATGCAGAGCGAATACCTCGCGCTCGGCATCCCGAAGTTCAAGCTGGAGGGAGAGGTTCCCCTGACCGGCGCCCTGCAGACGCTGGGCATGGTCGACGCCTTCGGCAGCGAGGCGGACCTCTCGGGCATCACCACCCAGGAGCGCCTGGCCATCACCAGCGCTCGACACAAGGCCTTCATCTCCGTGGACGAGACGGGCACCGAGGCCGCTGCCGCCACGGGAATCACCATCGGGCCGGTCTCCCAGCCCGAGTCGATCATCGTGAACCGGCCCTTCCTCTTCCTCATCGAGGACGTGGAGACGAAGACCGTCCTCTTCCTCGGGCGGGTGGTGAAGCCCTGA
- the dnaE gene encoding DNA polymerase III subunit alpha translates to MSFTHLHLHTLYSLLDGAIRMKDLIKTVKEKGMSSVAVTDHGNMFATIDFYKKAKDAGIKPIVGMEAYVAGTKGREDRTEKVAHHLILVAQNAEGYANLRYLASMAYMEGFYYHPRIDKKMLAEHSKGLFALTACLGGEVTSACFRGDMDHARKAALEYKNIFEPGHFFLEVQSNGMPEQDKANENLKQLSRDLDIPLCATADAHYIKREDARAHELLMCIASGKTLADGKRMKHSTDKLYVTSPEEMLEFFKDIPEAVHNTQRIAEQCNLELKLGKPMLPTFKVPDSHTPDSFMAELAFEGLHQRFKELHAAKVSYPIDPDQYRARLNLELGVIQKMGFSGYFLIVQDFINWAKKNNIPVGPGRGSGAGSLVAYALRITDLDPLPYNLLFERFLNPERVSMPDFDIDFCQDRRDEVIQYVSHKYGEKNVGQIITFGSLKAKSVLRDVCRVFALPFSEGDRIAKLVPEVLNITLKEAIEQEPRLKEMIEKPTNIGEVEGKPVTTKDVLEIALALEGLHRQPGMHAAGVVIADKPLWEFVPVYQPPGEKTLITQFAKDEVEAAGLVKFDFLGLKTLTVIQNALDLINRNHPKEKPLERNDIPLHDEKMWALMAQGDTAGVFQMESSGFTEMVMKLKPTCFEDVIAAGALYRPGPLDSGMVDVFINRKHGREPVVYPHPALEPVLKDTYGVIVYQEQVMQISQVLGGYTLGRADLLRRAMGKKKAEVMQAERAGFLEGCKKGNVDLKVAGEIFDLMEKFAEYGFNKSHSAAYGLITIHTAWLKAHYPVEFMAALLTSEKDNTDKVVRHIGEARESGLQVLPPDVNLSDMAFGAVEGKIRFGLGAIKGVGEGAIEAIVEARKEGPFKSLFDFCERVDSRRVNRKVLEALVKAGAFDFEKRPRRQLFETIEKAMNRGSSSQKDKAAGQSSLFGMLAGPATSGGGAGALKDEYVQVEEWPEKERLSFEKEAIGFYVSGHPLHQYEKELKRYARPVTAVQRARRDEKISVGGIIAALRERPTKTGKRMAWVTLEDLSGSIELVCFPGKEGGRSVMGKDGKWTKGGPKPGYEHWETLLKGDDPILVTGSVQISQRDEDTPTAELIVEDIQSLKAVREKRTKRLELRLPADLVTEERLTKLSAIAKQYAGATPVAVSVLFPNEAEALIGGTGLKVQVSDELLLAVDKLFGMKVVELG, encoded by the coding sequence ATGTCTTTTACCCATCTCCACCTGCACACCCTCTACTCCCTCCTGGATGGCGCCATCCGGATGAAGGACCTCATCAAGACGGTGAAAGAGAAGGGGATGTCGAGCGTGGCCGTGACGGACCACGGCAACATGTTCGCCACCATCGACTTCTACAAGAAGGCGAAGGACGCGGGAATCAAGCCCATCGTCGGCATGGAGGCCTACGTCGCCGGCACCAAGGGTCGCGAGGACCGCACCGAGAAGGTGGCCCACCACCTCATCCTCGTGGCCCAGAACGCCGAGGGCTACGCCAACCTGCGCTACCTGGCCTCCATGGCGTACATGGAAGGCTTCTACTACCACCCGCGCATCGACAAGAAGATGCTGGCCGAGCACAGCAAGGGCCTCTTCGCGCTCACCGCGTGCCTGGGCGGTGAAGTCACCAGCGCGTGCTTCCGCGGGGACATGGACCACGCCCGCAAGGCGGCGCTCGAGTACAAGAACATCTTCGAGCCGGGCCACTTCTTCCTCGAGGTGCAGTCCAACGGGATGCCCGAGCAGGACAAGGCCAACGAGAACCTCAAGCAGCTGAGCCGGGACCTCGACATCCCGCTGTGCGCCACGGCGGACGCGCACTACATCAAGCGCGAGGATGCGCGGGCGCACGAGCTGCTCATGTGCATCGCCAGCGGAAAGACGCTGGCGGATGGCAAGCGCATGAAGCACTCCACGGACAAGCTCTACGTCACCAGCCCCGAGGAGATGCTGGAGTTCTTCAAGGACATCCCCGAGGCCGTCCACAACACCCAGCGCATCGCCGAGCAGTGCAACCTGGAGCTCAAGCTGGGCAAGCCCATGCTGCCCACCTTCAAGGTGCCCGACAGCCACACGCCGGACAGCTTCATGGCGGAGCTGGCCTTCGAGGGGCTGCACCAGCGCTTCAAGGAGCTGCACGCGGCCAAGGTCTCCTACCCCATCGATCCGGACCAGTACCGCGCCCGCCTCAACCTGGAGCTGGGCGTCATCCAGAAGATGGGCTTCAGCGGCTACTTCCTCATCGTCCAGGACTTCATCAACTGGGCGAAGAAGAACAACATCCCCGTGGGGCCGGGCCGTGGCTCGGGCGCGGGCTCGCTGGTGGCGTACGCGCTGCGCATCACCGACCTGGATCCGCTCCCGTACAACCTGCTCTTCGAGCGCTTCCTCAACCCCGAGCGCGTGTCGATGCCGGACTTCGATATCGACTTCTGCCAGGACCGGCGCGACGAGGTCATTCAGTACGTCTCGCACAAGTACGGCGAGAAGAACGTCGGGCAGATCATCACCTTCGGCAGCTTGAAGGCCAAGAGCGTGCTGCGCGACGTGTGCCGCGTCTTCGCGCTGCCCTTCAGCGAGGGGGACCGCATCGCCAAGCTGGTGCCCGAGGTGCTCAACATCACCCTGAAGGAGGCCATCGAGCAGGAGCCTCGCCTCAAGGAGATGATCGAGAAGCCCACCAACATCGGCGAGGTGGAAGGCAAGCCAGTCACCACCAAGGACGTGTTGGAGATCGCCCTGGCGCTGGAGGGCCTGCACCGCCAGCCCGGCATGCACGCCGCCGGCGTCGTCATCGCCGACAAGCCGCTGTGGGAGTTCGTCCCCGTCTACCAGCCGCCCGGTGAGAAGACGCTCATCACCCAGTTCGCCAAGGACGAGGTGGAGGCCGCGGGCCTGGTGAAGTTCGACTTCCTCGGGCTCAAGACGCTCACGGTGATCCAGAACGCGCTGGATCTCATCAACCGCAACCACCCCAAGGAGAAGCCGCTCGAGCGCAACGACATCCCCCTGCATGACGAGAAGATGTGGGCGCTGATGGCCCAGGGCGACACGGCGGGCGTGTTCCAGATGGAGTCGAGCGGCTTCACCGAAATGGTGATGAAGCTCAAGCCGACGTGCTTCGAGGACGTCATCGCCGCCGGCGCGCTCTACCGCCCGGGTCCGCTCGACTCGGGCATGGTGGACGTCTTCATCAACCGCAAGCACGGCCGCGAGCCGGTGGTGTACCCGCACCCGGCGCTGGAGCCGGTGCTCAAGGACACCTACGGCGTCATCGTCTACCAGGAACAGGTGATGCAGATCTCCCAGGTGCTGGGAGGCTACACCCTGGGTCGCGCGGACCTGCTGCGCCGCGCGATGGGCAAGAAGAAGGCCGAGGTGATGCAGGCCGAGCGCGCCGGCTTCCTCGAGGGTTGCAAGAAGGGCAACGTCGACCTGAAGGTGGCCGGCGAGATCTTCGACCTGATGGAGAAGTTCGCCGAGTACGGCTTCAACAAGAGCCACTCGGCCGCCTACGGCCTCATCACCATCCACACGGCGTGGCTCAAGGCCCACTACCCGGTGGAGTTCATGGCCGCCCTTCTCACCAGCGAGAAGGACAACACCGACAAGGTGGTGCGGCACATCGGCGAGGCGCGCGAGTCGGGCCTCCAGGTGCTGCCGCCGGACGTGAACCTGTCGGACATGGCCTTCGGCGCGGTGGAGGGGAAGATCCGCTTCGGCCTGGGCGCCATCAAGGGCGTGGGCGAGGGCGCCATCGAGGCCATCGTCGAGGCGCGCAAGGAAGGGCCCTTCAAGAGCCTGTTCGACTTCTGCGAGCGCGTGGACAGCCGGCGCGTCAACCGCAAGGTGCTGGAGGCGCTGGTGAAGGCTGGCGCGTTCGACTTCGAGAAGCGCCCGCGCCGCCAGCTCTTCGAGACGATTGAGAAGGCGATGAACCGCGGCTCGTCCAGCCAGAAGGACAAGGCGGCCGGGCAGAGTTCGCTGTTCGGCATGCTGGCGGGGCCGGCCACGAGTGGCGGCGGGGCCGGCGCGCTCAAGGACGAGTACGTGCAGGTGGAGGAGTGGCCGGAGAAGGAGCGGCTGTCCTTCGAGAAGGAGGCCATCGGCTTCTACGTGTCGGGCCACCCGCTGCACCAGTACGAGAAGGAGCTCAAGCGCTACGCCCGGCCGGTGACGGCGGTGCAGCGCGCGCGGCGGGACGAGAAGATCAGCGTGGGCGGCATCATCGCGGCCCTGCGCGAGCGGCCGACGAAGACGGGCAAGCGCATGGCGTGGGTGACGCTGGAGGACCTGTCGGGCTCCATCGAGCTGGTGTGCTTCCCGGGCAAGGAGGGTGGCCGCTCGGTGATGGGCAAGGACGGCAAGTGGACCAAGGGCGGGCCCAAGCCGGGCTACGAGCACTGGGAGACGCTGCTGAAGGGGGATGACCCCATCCTGGTGACGGGCTCGGTGCAGATCAGCCAGCGCGACGAGGACACGCCCACCGCCGAGCTCATCGTCGAGGACATCCAGAGCCTGAAGGCGGTGCGCGAGAAGCGCACCAAGCGGCTGGAGCTGCGCCTGCCGGCGGACCTGGTCACCGAGGAGCGGCTGACGAAGCTGTCGGCCATCGCCAAGCAGTACGCGGGTGCCACGCCGGTGGCGGTGAGCGTGCTGTTCCCCAATGAGGCCGAGGCGCTCATCGGGGGCACTGGGCTCAAGGTGCAGGTGAGCGACGAGCTGCTGCTCGCCGTGGACAAACTCTTCGGGATGAAGGTGGTGGAGCTGGGGTAG